A single genomic interval of Oryza sativa Japonica Group chromosome 7, ASM3414082v1 harbors:
- the LOC107276742 gene encoding uncharacterized protein isoform X3 gives MELRFKAPDYATWKKEAAACDKNNGNDKDGSIPFMDERAISIAKTIANDIIIPDPAPEWMCHTFLDKHDELEPIFVKDSPRCFLRYFKNCGCYGMSWNLTITAQTLTCMVSFNALRCAKVVLEGRAPELFGMHANPNCVTKYGYFPLHEAAERFSVEMIKLLLRFGASANVRTVGDDVIEDLLPLHIAIENTCLHKYLEDNLSPSQNHLDYIYKLIHLLCLPEMKIFLDTIRLLAGKTNNLLEELWYYIEDGKLIQSAILLLAAQEQIRGGCSSKINGSSKKDGFGIISKRILRLSFALRWEKGSNGMAQKLREEKRALIDCTGLLVDVISQAGEPLSAYVQAHSEAPHVEVLEHVSTILKEYGFYPTAEVIDTMNLQPYDCEMERESCSKDANMAFTETANRHASEEKAGRKEVGGGWDPTYTRRNFFPYWRSVLRTLCPVKVYPVYARADANSGRDLEQIRIFQSNSMANRSTRTQNRMLDSVGRIPPFANNHQSKRSFSTCATGAFRLLKLLKSSVTDLAWGLRYPCPLDLEVRGKKRDLRKKAMTLLHSQAASTPVIYNKYDSFYLYIAN, from the exons ATGGAGTTGAGATTTAAGGCACCCGATTATGCTACGTGGAAAAAGGAGGCAGCTGCATGCGACAAAAATAATGGCAATGATAAAGATGGATCAATTCCA TTTATGGATGAAAGGGCTATTTCGATTGCCAAGACCATAGCAAATGACATAATCATCCCAGACCCTGCTCCTGAG TGGATGTGTCATACCTTCTTGGACAAACATGATGAATTGGAGCCCATCTTTGTAAAGGATAGCCCCCGTTGCTTCCTCCGATATTTCAAGAACTGTGGGTGCTATGGCATGTCATGGAATCTCACCATCACCGCACAAACCTTAACCTGCATGGTTAGTTTCAATGCCCTGAGATGTGCAAAAGTTGTATTGGAGGGCAGGGCACCTGAGCTCTTTGGGATGCATGCCAATCCCAACTGCGTAACCAAATACGGATACTTCCCGCTTCACGAAGCTGCTGAAAGGTTCTCTGTTGAGATGATCAAGCTACTCTTACGCTTTGGTGCATCAGCCAATGTACGCACAGTTGGCGACGATGTCATTGAGGACCTACTCCCGCTCCATATTGCGATTGAGAATACTTGCCTGCATAAGTATCTTGAGGACAATCTTTCGCCCAGCCAGAATCATTTGGATTATATCTACAAGCTTATCCACCTGCTATGTTTACCTGAAATG AAGATCTTCTTGGATACAATTAGACTGCTTGCAGGAAAAACAAATAATCTACTTGAAGAGCTCTGGTATTACATTGAGGATGGAAAACTCATCCAGTCTGCAATTCTACTACTGGCTGCTCAGGAGCAGATCCGAGGGGGCTGTTCCTCCAAGATAAATGGCAGTAGTAAGAAAGATGGGTTTGGCATTATCTCTAAGCGTATACTGAGGCTTTCATTTGCCCTGAGATGGGAGAAAGGTTCAAATGGAATGGCACAGAAGCTTCGGGAGGAAAAGAGGGCACTTATTGATTGCACAGGCCTGCTTGTTGATGTAATTTCCCAAGCTGGTGAACCTCTTTCTGCATACGTTCAGGCGCATTCAGAG GCGCCCCATGTGGAGGTTTTGGAACATGTTTCAACTATCCTCAAGGAGTATGGGTTTTACCCCACTGCAGAAGTCATTGACACTATGAACCT TCAGCCTTATGACTGCGAAATGGAGAGAGAGTCATGTAGCAAAG ATGCAAACATGGCATTTACAGAAACAGCTAATCGGCACGCTTCGGAGGAAAAG GCTGGGAGAAAGGAAGTAGGCGGAGGATGGGATCCCACGTATACAAGGAGAAATTTTTTCCCATATTGGAGATCAGTTTTACGAACCCTGTGTCCTGTGAAGGTGTATCCAGTCTATGCAAGAGCAGATGCTAATTCTGGGCGTGATCTTGAACAGATCCGTATCTTTCAGAGTAACTCAATGGCCAATCGATCTACCCGAACTCAAAATCGTATGCTTGATTCAGTGGGAAGAATCCCACCATTTGCAAACAATCATCAATCCAAAAGGAGCTTCAGCACTTGTGCTACTGGTGCATTCAGGCTCTTGAAGCTGCTGAA ATCTAGTGTGACAGATCTAGCATGGGGGCTCCGGTACCCTTGCCCGCTGGATCTTGAGGTAAGGGGGAAGAAGAGGGATTTGAGGAAGAAGGCAATGACCCTCCTCCATTCTCAAGCTGCATCAACCCCTGTAATTTACAATAAATATGATTCATTTTATCTGTATATAGcaaattaa
- the LOC107276742 gene encoding uncharacterized protein isoform X5 yields MELRFKAPDYATWKKEAAACDKNNGNDKDGSIPVRNKYPRHPPPRFELAEGLDYKKIDKFMDERAISIAKTIANDIIIPDPAPEWMCHTFLDKHDELEPIFVKDSPRCFLRYFKNCGCYGMSWNLTITAQTLTCMVSFNALRCAKVVLEGRAPELFGMHANPNCVTKYGYFPLHEAAERFSVEMIKLLLRFGASANVRTVGDDVIEDLLPLHIAIENTCLHKYLEDNLSPSQNHLDYIYKLIHLLCLPEMKIFLDTIRLLAGKTNNLLEELWYYIEDGKLIQSAILLLAAQEQIRGGCSSKINGSSKKDGFGIISKRILRLSFALRWEKGSNGMAQKLREEKRALIDCTGLLVDVISQAGEPLSAYVQAHSEAPHVEVLEHVSTILKEYGFYPTAEVIDTMNLQPYDCEMERESCSKETANRHASEEKAGRKEVGGGWDPTYTRRNFFPYWRSVLRTLCPVKVYPVYARADANSGRDLEQIRIFQSNSMANRSTRTQNRMLDSVGRIPPFANNHQSKRSFSTCATGAFRLLKLLKFYS; encoded by the exons ATGGAGTTGAGATTTAAGGCACCCGATTATGCTACGTGGAAAAAGGAGGCAGCTGCATGCGACAAAAATAATGGCAATGATAAAGATGGATCAATTCCAGTAAGAAATAAGTATCCACGGCACCCTCCCCCTCGTTTTGAACTTGCTGAGGGATTAGATTATAAAAAGATTGACAAG TTTATGGATGAAAGGGCTATTTCGATTGCCAAGACCATAGCAAATGACATAATCATCCCAGACCCTGCTCCTGAG TGGATGTGTCATACCTTCTTGGACAAACATGATGAATTGGAGCCCATCTTTGTAAAGGATAGCCCCCGTTGCTTCCTCCGATATTTCAAGAACTGTGGGTGCTATGGCATGTCATGGAATCTCACCATCACCGCACAAACCTTAACCTGCATGGTTAGTTTCAATGCCCTGAGATGTGCAAAAGTTGTATTGGAGGGCAGGGCACCTGAGCTCTTTGGGATGCATGCCAATCCCAACTGCGTAACCAAATACGGATACTTCCCGCTTCACGAAGCTGCTGAAAGGTTCTCTGTTGAGATGATCAAGCTACTCTTACGCTTTGGTGCATCAGCCAATGTACGCACAGTTGGCGACGATGTCATTGAGGACCTACTCCCGCTCCATATTGCGATTGAGAATACTTGCCTGCATAAGTATCTTGAGGACAATCTTTCGCCCAGCCAGAATCATTTGGATTATATCTACAAGCTTATCCACCTGCTATGTTTACCTGAAATG AAGATCTTCTTGGATACAATTAGACTGCTTGCAGGAAAAACAAATAATCTACTTGAAGAGCTCTGGTATTACATTGAGGATGGAAAACTCATCCAGTCTGCAATTCTACTACTGGCTGCTCAGGAGCAGATCCGAGGGGGCTGTTCCTCCAAGATAAATGGCAGTAGTAAGAAAGATGGGTTTGGCATTATCTCTAAGCGTATACTGAGGCTTTCATTTGCCCTGAGATGGGAGAAAGGTTCAAATGGAATGGCACAGAAGCTTCGGGAGGAAAAGAGGGCACTTATTGATTGCACAGGCCTGCTTGTTGATGTAATTTCCCAAGCTGGTGAACCTCTTTCTGCATACGTTCAGGCGCATTCAGAG GCGCCCCATGTGGAGGTTTTGGAACATGTTTCAACTATCCTCAAGGAGTATGGGTTTTACCCCACTGCAGAAGTCATTGACACTATGAACCT TCAGCCTTATGACTGCGAAATGGAGAGAGAGTCATGTAGCAAAG AAACAGCTAATCGGCACGCTTCGGAGGAAAAG GCTGGGAGAAAGGAAGTAGGCGGAGGATGGGATCCCACGTATACAAGGAGAAATTTTTTCCCATATTGGAGATCAGTTTTACGAACCCTGTGTCCTGTGAAGGTGTATCCAGTCTATGCAAGAGCAGATGCTAATTCTGGGCGTGATCTTGAACAGATCCGTATCTTTCAGAGTAACTCAATGGCCAATCGATCTACCCGAACTCAAAATCGTATGCTTGATTCAGTGGGAAGAATCCCACCATTTGCAAACAATCATCAATCCAAAAGGAGCTTCAGCACTTGTGCTACTGGTGCATTCAGGCTCTTGAAGCTGCTGAA GTTCTATAGTTGA
- the LOC107276742 gene encoding uncharacterized protein isoform X2, with translation MELRFKAPDYATWKKEAAACDKNNGNDKDGSIPVRNKYPRHPPPRFELAEGLDYKKIDKFMDERAISIAKTIANDIIIPDPAPEWMCHTFLDKHDELEPIFVKDSPRCFLRYFKNCGCYGMSWNLTITAQTLTCMVSFNALRCAKVVLEGRAPELFGMHANPNCVTKYGYFPLHEAAERFSVEMIKLLLRFGASANVRTVGDDVIEDLLPLHIAIENTCLHKYLEDNLSPSQNHLDYIYKLIHLLCLPEMKIFLDTIRLLAGKTNNLLEELWYYIEDGKLIQSAILLLAAQEQIRGGCSSKINGSSKKDGFGIISKRILRLSFALRWEKGSNGMAQKLREEKRALIDCTGLLVDVISQAGEPLSAYVQAHSEAPHVEVLEHVSTILKEYGFYPTAEVIDTMNLQPYDCEMERESCSKETANRHASEEKAGRKEVGGGWDPTYTRRNFFPYWRSVLRTLCPVKVYPVYARADANSGRDLEQIRIFQSNSMANRSTRTQNRMLDSVGRIPPFANNHQSKRSFSTCATGAFRLLKLLKSSVTDLAWGLRYPCPLDLEVRGKKRDLRKKAMTLLHSQAASTPVIYNKYDSFYLYIAN, from the exons ATGGAGTTGAGATTTAAGGCACCCGATTATGCTACGTGGAAAAAGGAGGCAGCTGCATGCGACAAAAATAATGGCAATGATAAAGATGGATCAATTCCAGTAAGAAATAAGTATCCACGGCACCCTCCCCCTCGTTTTGAACTTGCTGAGGGATTAGATTATAAAAAGATTGACAAG TTTATGGATGAAAGGGCTATTTCGATTGCCAAGACCATAGCAAATGACATAATCATCCCAGACCCTGCTCCTGAG TGGATGTGTCATACCTTCTTGGACAAACATGATGAATTGGAGCCCATCTTTGTAAAGGATAGCCCCCGTTGCTTCCTCCGATATTTCAAGAACTGTGGGTGCTATGGCATGTCATGGAATCTCACCATCACCGCACAAACCTTAACCTGCATGGTTAGTTTCAATGCCCTGAGATGTGCAAAAGTTGTATTGGAGGGCAGGGCACCTGAGCTCTTTGGGATGCATGCCAATCCCAACTGCGTAACCAAATACGGATACTTCCCGCTTCACGAAGCTGCTGAAAGGTTCTCTGTTGAGATGATCAAGCTACTCTTACGCTTTGGTGCATCAGCCAATGTACGCACAGTTGGCGACGATGTCATTGAGGACCTACTCCCGCTCCATATTGCGATTGAGAATACTTGCCTGCATAAGTATCTTGAGGACAATCTTTCGCCCAGCCAGAATCATTTGGATTATATCTACAAGCTTATCCACCTGCTATGTTTACCTGAAATG AAGATCTTCTTGGATACAATTAGACTGCTTGCAGGAAAAACAAATAATCTACTTGAAGAGCTCTGGTATTACATTGAGGATGGAAAACTCATCCAGTCTGCAATTCTACTACTGGCTGCTCAGGAGCAGATCCGAGGGGGCTGTTCCTCCAAGATAAATGGCAGTAGTAAGAAAGATGGGTTTGGCATTATCTCTAAGCGTATACTGAGGCTTTCATTTGCCCTGAGATGGGAGAAAGGTTCAAATGGAATGGCACAGAAGCTTCGGGAGGAAAAGAGGGCACTTATTGATTGCACAGGCCTGCTTGTTGATGTAATTTCCCAAGCTGGTGAACCTCTTTCTGCATACGTTCAGGCGCATTCAGAG GCGCCCCATGTGGAGGTTTTGGAACATGTTTCAACTATCCTCAAGGAGTATGGGTTTTACCCCACTGCAGAAGTCATTGACACTATGAACCT TCAGCCTTATGACTGCGAAATGGAGAGAGAGTCATGTAGCAAAG AAACAGCTAATCGGCACGCTTCGGAGGAAAAG GCTGGGAGAAAGGAAGTAGGCGGAGGATGGGATCCCACGTATACAAGGAGAAATTTTTTCCCATATTGGAGATCAGTTTTACGAACCCTGTGTCCTGTGAAGGTGTATCCAGTCTATGCAAGAGCAGATGCTAATTCTGGGCGTGATCTTGAACAGATCCGTATCTTTCAGAGTAACTCAATGGCCAATCGATCTACCCGAACTCAAAATCGTATGCTTGATTCAGTGGGAAGAATCCCACCATTTGCAAACAATCATCAATCCAAAAGGAGCTTCAGCACTTGTGCTACTGGTGCATTCAGGCTCTTGAAGCTGCTGAA ATCTAGTGTGACAGATCTAGCATGGGGGCTCCGGTACCCTTGCCCGCTGGATCTTGAGGTAAGGGGGAAGAAGAGGGATTTGAGGAAGAAGGCAATGACCCTCCTCCATTCTCAAGCTGCATCAACCCCTGTAATTTACAATAAATATGATTCATTTTATCTGTATATAGcaaattaa
- the LOC107276742 gene encoding uncharacterized protein isoform X4: MELRFKAPDYATWKKEAAACDKNNGNDKDGSIPVRNKYPRHPPPRFELAEGLDYKKIDKFMDERAISIAKTIANDIIIPDPAPEWMCHTFLDKHDELEPIFVKDSPRCFLRYFKNCGCYGMSWNLTITAQTLTCMVSFNALRCAKVVLEGRAPELFGMHANPNCVTKYGYFPLHEAAERFSVEMIKLLLRFGASANVRTVGDDVIEDLLPLHIAIENTCLHKYLEDNLSPSQNHLDYIYKLIHLLCLPEMKIFLDTIRLLAGKTNNLLEELWYYIEDGKLIQSAILLLAAQEQIRGGCSSKINGSSKKDGFGIISKRILRLSFALRWEKGSNGMAQKLREEKRALIDCTGLLVDVISQAGEPLSAYVQAHSEAPHVEVLEHVSTILKEYGFYPTAEVIDTMNLQPYDCEMERESCSKDANMAFTETANRHASEEKAGRKEVGGGWDPTYTRRNFFPYWRSVLRTLCPVKVYPVYARADANSGRDLEQIRIFQSNSMANRSTRTQNRMLDSVGRIPPFANNHQSKRSFSTCATGAFRLLKLLKFYS, from the exons ATGGAGTTGAGATTTAAGGCACCCGATTATGCTACGTGGAAAAAGGAGGCAGCTGCATGCGACAAAAATAATGGCAATGATAAAGATGGATCAATTCCAGTAAGAAATAAGTATCCACGGCACCCTCCCCCTCGTTTTGAACTTGCTGAGGGATTAGATTATAAAAAGATTGACAAG TTTATGGATGAAAGGGCTATTTCGATTGCCAAGACCATAGCAAATGACATAATCATCCCAGACCCTGCTCCTGAG TGGATGTGTCATACCTTCTTGGACAAACATGATGAATTGGAGCCCATCTTTGTAAAGGATAGCCCCCGTTGCTTCCTCCGATATTTCAAGAACTGTGGGTGCTATGGCATGTCATGGAATCTCACCATCACCGCACAAACCTTAACCTGCATGGTTAGTTTCAATGCCCTGAGATGTGCAAAAGTTGTATTGGAGGGCAGGGCACCTGAGCTCTTTGGGATGCATGCCAATCCCAACTGCGTAACCAAATACGGATACTTCCCGCTTCACGAAGCTGCTGAAAGGTTCTCTGTTGAGATGATCAAGCTACTCTTACGCTTTGGTGCATCAGCCAATGTACGCACAGTTGGCGACGATGTCATTGAGGACCTACTCCCGCTCCATATTGCGATTGAGAATACTTGCCTGCATAAGTATCTTGAGGACAATCTTTCGCCCAGCCAGAATCATTTGGATTATATCTACAAGCTTATCCACCTGCTATGTTTACCTGAAATG AAGATCTTCTTGGATACAATTAGACTGCTTGCAGGAAAAACAAATAATCTACTTGAAGAGCTCTGGTATTACATTGAGGATGGAAAACTCATCCAGTCTGCAATTCTACTACTGGCTGCTCAGGAGCAGATCCGAGGGGGCTGTTCCTCCAAGATAAATGGCAGTAGTAAGAAAGATGGGTTTGGCATTATCTCTAAGCGTATACTGAGGCTTTCATTTGCCCTGAGATGGGAGAAAGGTTCAAATGGAATGGCACAGAAGCTTCGGGAGGAAAAGAGGGCACTTATTGATTGCACAGGCCTGCTTGTTGATGTAATTTCCCAAGCTGGTGAACCTCTTTCTGCATACGTTCAGGCGCATTCAGAG GCGCCCCATGTGGAGGTTTTGGAACATGTTTCAACTATCCTCAAGGAGTATGGGTTTTACCCCACTGCAGAAGTCATTGACACTATGAACCT TCAGCCTTATGACTGCGAAATGGAGAGAGAGTCATGTAGCAAAG ATGCAAACATGGCATTTACAGAAACAGCTAATCGGCACGCTTCGGAGGAAAAG GCTGGGAGAAAGGAAGTAGGCGGAGGATGGGATCCCACGTATACAAGGAGAAATTTTTTCCCATATTGGAGATCAGTTTTACGAACCCTGTGTCCTGTGAAGGTGTATCCAGTCTATGCAAGAGCAGATGCTAATTCTGGGCGTGATCTTGAACAGATCCGTATCTTTCAGAGTAACTCAATGGCCAATCGATCTACCCGAACTCAAAATCGTATGCTTGATTCAGTGGGAAGAATCCCACCATTTGCAAACAATCATCAATCCAAAAGGAGCTTCAGCACTTGTGCTACTGGTGCATTCAGGCTCTTGAAGCTGCTGAA GTTCTATAGTTGA
- the LOC107276742 gene encoding uncharacterized protein isoform X1 — MELRFKAPDYATWKKEAAACDKNNGNDKDGSIPVRNKYPRHPPPRFELAEGLDYKKIDKFMDERAISIAKTIANDIIIPDPAPEWMCHTFLDKHDELEPIFVKDSPRCFLRYFKNCGCYGMSWNLTITAQTLTCMVSFNALRCAKVVLEGRAPELFGMHANPNCVTKYGYFPLHEAAERFSVEMIKLLLRFGASANVRTVGDDVIEDLLPLHIAIENTCLHKYLEDNLSPSQNHLDYIYKLIHLLCLPEMKIFLDTIRLLAGKTNNLLEELWYYIEDGKLIQSAILLLAAQEQIRGGCSSKINGSSKKDGFGIISKRILRLSFALRWEKGSNGMAQKLREEKRALIDCTGLLVDVISQAGEPLSAYVQAHSEAPHVEVLEHVSTILKEYGFYPTAEVIDTMNLQPYDCEMERESCSKDANMAFTETANRHASEEKAGRKEVGGGWDPTYTRRNFFPYWRSVLRTLCPVKVYPVYARADANSGRDLEQIRIFQSNSMANRSTRTQNRMLDSVGRIPPFANNHQSKRSFSTCATGAFRLLKLLKSSVTDLAWGLRYPCPLDLEVRGKKRDLRKKAMTLLHSQAASTPVIYNKYDSFYLYIAN; from the exons ATGGAGTTGAGATTTAAGGCACCCGATTATGCTACGTGGAAAAAGGAGGCAGCTGCATGCGACAAAAATAATGGCAATGATAAAGATGGATCAATTCCAGTAAGAAATAAGTATCCACGGCACCCTCCCCCTCGTTTTGAACTTGCTGAGGGATTAGATTATAAAAAGATTGACAAG TTTATGGATGAAAGGGCTATTTCGATTGCCAAGACCATAGCAAATGACATAATCATCCCAGACCCTGCTCCTGAG TGGATGTGTCATACCTTCTTGGACAAACATGATGAATTGGAGCCCATCTTTGTAAAGGATAGCCCCCGTTGCTTCCTCCGATATTTCAAGAACTGTGGGTGCTATGGCATGTCATGGAATCTCACCATCACCGCACAAACCTTAACCTGCATGGTTAGTTTCAATGCCCTGAGATGTGCAAAAGTTGTATTGGAGGGCAGGGCACCTGAGCTCTTTGGGATGCATGCCAATCCCAACTGCGTAACCAAATACGGATACTTCCCGCTTCACGAAGCTGCTGAAAGGTTCTCTGTTGAGATGATCAAGCTACTCTTACGCTTTGGTGCATCAGCCAATGTACGCACAGTTGGCGACGATGTCATTGAGGACCTACTCCCGCTCCATATTGCGATTGAGAATACTTGCCTGCATAAGTATCTTGAGGACAATCTTTCGCCCAGCCAGAATCATTTGGATTATATCTACAAGCTTATCCACCTGCTATGTTTACCTGAAATG AAGATCTTCTTGGATACAATTAGACTGCTTGCAGGAAAAACAAATAATCTACTTGAAGAGCTCTGGTATTACATTGAGGATGGAAAACTCATCCAGTCTGCAATTCTACTACTGGCTGCTCAGGAGCAGATCCGAGGGGGCTGTTCCTCCAAGATAAATGGCAGTAGTAAGAAAGATGGGTTTGGCATTATCTCTAAGCGTATACTGAGGCTTTCATTTGCCCTGAGATGGGAGAAAGGTTCAAATGGAATGGCACAGAAGCTTCGGGAGGAAAAGAGGGCACTTATTGATTGCACAGGCCTGCTTGTTGATGTAATTTCCCAAGCTGGTGAACCTCTTTCTGCATACGTTCAGGCGCATTCAGAG GCGCCCCATGTGGAGGTTTTGGAACATGTTTCAACTATCCTCAAGGAGTATGGGTTTTACCCCACTGCAGAAGTCATTGACACTATGAACCT TCAGCCTTATGACTGCGAAATGGAGAGAGAGTCATGTAGCAAAG ATGCAAACATGGCATTTACAGAAACAGCTAATCGGCACGCTTCGGAGGAAAAG GCTGGGAGAAAGGAAGTAGGCGGAGGATGGGATCCCACGTATACAAGGAGAAATTTTTTCCCATATTGGAGATCAGTTTTACGAACCCTGTGTCCTGTGAAGGTGTATCCAGTCTATGCAAGAGCAGATGCTAATTCTGGGCGTGATCTTGAACAGATCCGTATCTTTCAGAGTAACTCAATGGCCAATCGATCTACCCGAACTCAAAATCGTATGCTTGATTCAGTGGGAAGAATCCCACCATTTGCAAACAATCATCAATCCAAAAGGAGCTTCAGCACTTGTGCTACTGGTGCATTCAGGCTCTTGAAGCTGCTGAA ATCTAGTGTGACAGATCTAGCATGGGGGCTCCGGTACCCTTGCCCGCTGGATCTTGAGGTAAGGGGGAAGAAGAGGGATTTGAGGAAGAAGGCAATGACCCTCCTCCATTCTCAAGCTGCATCAACCCCTGTAATTTACAATAAATATGATTCATTTTATCTGTATATAGcaaattaa
- the LOC107276742 gene encoding uncharacterized protein isoform X9 produces the protein MCHTFLDKHDELEPIFVKDSPRCFLRYFKNCGCYGMSWNLTITAQTLTCMVSFNALRCAKVVLEGRAPELFGMHANPNCVTKYGYFPLHEAAERFSVEMIKLLLRFGASANVRTVGDDVIEDLLPLHIAIENTCLHKYLEDNLSPSQNHLDYIYKLIHLLCLPEMKIFLDTIRLLAGKTNNLLEELWYYIEDGKLIQSAILLLAAQEQIRGGCSSKINGSSKKDGFGIISKRILRLSFALRWEKGSNGMAQKLREEKRALIDCTGLLVDVISQAGEPLSAYVQAHSEAPHVEVLEHVSTILKEYGFYPTAEVIDTMNLQPYDCEMERESCSKETANRHASEEKAGRKEVGGGWDPTYTRRNFFPYWRSVLRTLCPVKVYPVYARADANSGRDLEQIRIFQSNSMANRSTRTQNRMLDSVGRIPPFANNHQSKRSFSTCATGAFRLLKLLKFYS, from the exons ATGTGTCATACCTTCTTGGACAAACATGATGAATTGGAGCCCATCTTTGTAAAGGATAGCCCCCGTTGCTTCCTCCGATATTTCAAGAACTGTGGGTGCTATGGCATGTCATGGAATCTCACCATCACCGCACAAACCTTAACCTGCATGGTTAGTTTCAATGCCCTGAGATGTGCAAAAGTTGTATTGGAGGGCAGGGCACCTGAGCTCTTTGGGATGCATGCCAATCCCAACTGCGTAACCAAATACGGATACTTCCCGCTTCACGAAGCTGCTGAAAGGTTCTCTGTTGAGATGATCAAGCTACTCTTACGCTTTGGTGCATCAGCCAATGTACGCACAGTTGGCGACGATGTCATTGAGGACCTACTCCCGCTCCATATTGCGATTGAGAATACTTGCCTGCATAAGTATCTTGAGGACAATCTTTCGCCCAGCCAGAATCATTTGGATTATATCTACAAGCTTATCCACCTGCTATGTTTACCTGAAATG AAGATCTTCTTGGATACAATTAGACTGCTTGCAGGAAAAACAAATAATCTACTTGAAGAGCTCTGGTATTACATTGAGGATGGAAAACTCATCCAGTCTGCAATTCTACTACTGGCTGCTCAGGAGCAGATCCGAGGGGGCTGTTCCTCCAAGATAAATGGCAGTAGTAAGAAAGATGGGTTTGGCATTATCTCTAAGCGTATACTGAGGCTTTCATTTGCCCTGAGATGGGAGAAAGGTTCAAATGGAATGGCACAGAAGCTTCGGGAGGAAAAGAGGGCACTTATTGATTGCACAGGCCTGCTTGTTGATGTAATTTCCCAAGCTGGTGAACCTCTTTCTGCATACGTTCAGGCGCATTCAGAG GCGCCCCATGTGGAGGTTTTGGAACATGTTTCAACTATCCTCAAGGAGTATGGGTTTTACCCCACTGCAGAAGTCATTGACACTATGAACCT TCAGCCTTATGACTGCGAAATGGAGAGAGAGTCATGTAGCAAAG AAACAGCTAATCGGCACGCTTCGGAGGAAAAG GCTGGGAGAAAGGAAGTAGGCGGAGGATGGGATCCCACGTATACAAGGAGAAATTTTTTCCCATATTGGAGATCAGTTTTACGAACCCTGTGTCCTGTGAAGGTGTATCCAGTCTATGCAAGAGCAGATGCTAATTCTGGGCGTGATCTTGAACAGATCCGTATCTTTCAGAGTAACTCAATGGCCAATCGATCTACCCGAACTCAAAATCGTATGCTTGATTCAGTGGGAAGAATCCCACCATTTGCAAACAATCATCAATCCAAAAGGAGCTTCAGCACTTGTGCTACTGGTGCATTCAGGCTCTTGAAGCTGCTGAA GTTCTATAGTTGA